The nucleotide window CACAGATTCAGCTTGCATCGGCACATCTTCCCGGCCTGAAGAACCCGTATCAGGTCATCTCTGAAGTCATGAACAAGGGAGAAGCACGTCAATATTTGATGCTGGGTATTGCCTCAGCCATGTCCGAGATGAATTACATCGTGCTGCTGCCTGAGGAAGATATGATGCGTAACCTCCCGTTTTTCCAGCAGATCATTCGTCTTCTTCCCATTGGTGCGGCGGTAATTCTGGTTACTGCACTGATCTTTTTGCGTCAACTGTTATTCCGTCCGATGAATTCACTGATCCGAGGCATGAGAAGGGTGAGTCGCGGAGATCTCGATGTGAAGCTGGAGCCACCATCCTCCTCGGAGCTTGAATTTATGACACGAAGCTTCAATCAGATGACCAGCGAGATCCGGCATCTCAAGATTGATGTGTATGAGGAACAATTGCGGACACGGGAGGCGGAGTTCAAACAATTACAGATGCAAATTAATCCTCACTTTTATTTGAATTCACTCAATATAATTCATAGTCTGGCTTCTTTGAAAAAGCATGAGCTAGTGCAGCAGATGGCTGGGCATTTGGCTGATTATTTCCGATTCAGTCTGCGTGCAGGCAAACGTGTTATTCGTCTGGATGAAGAGCTGGAGCACATTCGTCATTATTTAGAAATTCAGAAGCTGAGGTTTCCAAGCCGATTGGATTTTGAACTGGATATTGAACCGGATCTCGGAAAGTATGTGATTCCGCCATTAACGATTCAGCCCTTTGTGGAGAATGCCATTATTCACGGATTTCAGCGGCGAACGCAGCCATTTGTCATTCGGATTGTGGCTTGCCATGGGAAGATGTTATCCGGTCAAATCGATGAGACGGTACTTCAACTGATGATTGTGGATAATGGTGTCGGATTTGATGAGGAACTGCTGGAACGTCTACAGCAGGGACAATACGCTGAAGACCCGGGTGGACAGCACATCGGTATATGGAACGTGGCTCATCGGCTGTTAGTGAAGTATGGTGATCAAGCCAGTTTGCAGTTTAGAAATGAGGCGGATAACGGCGCTGCAGTCATCATTGATTTACCCGCTCAGACCGAAGAGGAAGAAGGGGGAGCCCATGCGTAACCTGTTGATCGTGGATGATGAAGTGTATGCACTACAAGCGATGGTGGAAGGTGTTGACTGGCATGCGGCCGGCATTGACCAGGTGTTCAGTGCTTGTGATGCAGAAGAGGCGAGAAAGGTCCTGAAGGCAAGTGCCATTGATATCATGATCTGTGATATTGAGATGCCTGGCGAAACAGGGCTTGATCTGCAGAGCTGGGTGTTGAAACATGATCCAGGCATGCTGACCATTTTCCTGACAGGGCATGCATTGTTCGATTATGCTCAGACGGCAATTAAGCTGAACAGCTTTGATTATGTATTGAAGCCGGCTCCAGCAGATCAATTGATCAAGGTGGTAAGCCAGGCGGTGGAGAAGATCAAGGATGGGGAGCAGCGTACCCGTACCAACGAAGTTTATGAGACCGTATACAAACGCTGGAAGACCCATAAACCGCTCCTGACAGAACGTTTCTGGAAAGATGCCATCTCTCAGCGGATCACGTTAACTGAGCAACGGCTGCAAGAGCTCGCAGAATTGTATGGTGCTGAGATCGATCCACAGGCTCGTGTATTACCCATTGTGATCTCGGTAGAGGAGTGGGTGCGTGAATTCGATTTGCGTGATGAAGAGGTATTAGAATATGCCCTTCGTAATGCAGGAAGAGAGATGTTGCTTGGCGACAAGCCGGGTGAGGTGTTTCAGGATCATAGTGGATTGAATATTGTGCTTGCTTACGAGCAAGATGGCATCATACCGAGTGCGAGCGAAGTGGCAGAACGTTGTCAGGTGTACATTCAGGAATGTGGTACGTATTTCTACTGCCGATTGTCCTGTTATGTTGGTGTCCCGGTGGCTGTAACGGAGCTGCAAGGCATGTTGAATGAACTGATGGATATGGAACGACGCAATATTAAGGAGCTTGAAGAAGTCTTTGTTTATGATGAGCGGGGCAGAGATCAGGAAGATCGCTTTTTGCCTATTCCGTGGTTTTCGGAGTTATCCATTCTTTTTGAGACGGGTAAAGTTGGGGATTTGCGCGAACGTGTGGATGAGATCTTCGAGTTGCTTGCTGCTCAGGAGGGATTGTCTCCTGAAATACTTCGTCTCTACTACCATGCGATGTTGCATGTGGTCTATCCGTTACTTCATCAGAAAAATGTATCCATACGCAGTCTGTATCCGGGGGAACGGGAGCCGGAAGAGAGTGTAGTCACAAGGTCGTTGCCACAGTTGAAGCTGTGGACGTCTGATCTGATAGATCGTGTCATCCCGGTGTTATACCCGGACGATCACAGTCCAATGACTATTGTGGATCAGTTATGTATTTATATCGAAACACATATTGGCGAAGAACTCATGCGAGAGGAACTTGCAGCTTTTGCCGGTTTCAATCCTGCTTATCTATCCCGTTTGTTTCGAAAAGAGAAGGGGATGTCCTTGTCCGAGTTTATCCTTCAAGGGAGAGTAGCCAAAGCGAAGACCTTGCTGTCCCAGTCCACCGTCAAGGTGACGGATATCGCTGGCAAGGTGGGGTACTACAATTACTCGCATTTCACCAAAATGTTCAAAAAGTGCACAGGTATCACACCACAGGAGTTCCGCAAACAGTCACGTACCGTATAACTCATGGCGCAGTATGCTGCGCCTTTTGTTTTGTTTATTTTGGCACTAAAGTCATAATTTGATAAGTTAACAGGTCACCACAGCAGATAGAGGTCTTCCTCGCCCCGCCGTATACTTGAACCACAGGAGCCGCAACGGAGCTTCATCCTGAGGAAGAATTCAAGAGGAGTGAGGGAGAACAAGTTATGAAGACACAACCCCAGGCGGGTAAGGGAGTACGGATATCGGAAATACCGGGAGAAACAGTCCGAAAGCGCAAGTCTGTATGGCACAATCTTGGCAAATTCAAGGTGCTGTATCTCATGTTCTTGCCAGGCGTCCTGTTTCTGCTGGTGAACAACTATATGCCGATGTTCGGCGTTCTGATCGCATTCAAAAATGTAAACTATGCTGATGGTATTTGGGGTAGCCCGTGGAGTGGATGGGACAATTTCAAGTATTTGTTCTCCACCAGTGATGCGTGGGAAATTACCCGGAATACAATCGCGTACAACACTGTGTTTATTGCACTCAATCTCTTTGTAGGTGTCGGGCTTGCTATTCTACTCAATGAAGTGAAGAACAAGGCGATGTCCAAGTTGTATCAATCGCTTATGCTATTGCCGTATTTCCTGTCCATGATTGTGGTCAGTTATCTGGTATTGGCTTTCCTCG belongs to Paenibacillus sp. FSL H8-0079 and includes:
- a CDS encoding sensor histidine kinase; the protein is MNVIRSLRFKFIVGLTLIMLPLFMLLYYNNVYAMKVVRDKVSLTNMNHLAKSVEQNERVLQETNRYLYSLGERDPDIISLFFLEYGSGDYIIAKQRIMNKFMTDIGFYNLIDSFFLYDAVNDDLLLATSGNYDVKKSVVQESMPVQMQQLEGDIQKPEWSIVRGGTWNALVKTVRINQQFYAGALVDMNALNHTQQFTESGDRGGAVIVGTDGGALSDSTLNTAQIQLASAHLPGLKNPYQVISEVMNKGEARQYLMLGIASAMSEMNYIVLLPEEDMMRNLPFFQQIIRLLPIGAAVILVTALIFLRQLLFRPMNSLIRGMRRVSRGDLDVKLEPPSSSELEFMTRSFNQMTSEIRHLKIDVYEEQLRTREAEFKQLQMQINPHFYLNSLNIIHSLASLKKHELVQQMAGHLADYFRFSLRAGKRVIRLDEELEHIRHYLEIQKLRFPSRLDFELDIEPDLGKYVIPPLTIQPFVENAIIHGFQRRTQPFVIRIVACHGKMLSGQIDETVLQLMIVDNGVGFDEELLERLQQGQYAEDPGGQHIGIWNVAHRLLVKYGDQASLQFRNEADNGAAVIIDLPAQTEEEEGGAHA
- a CDS encoding helix-turn-helix domain-containing protein codes for the protein MRNLLIVDDEVYALQAMVEGVDWHAAGIDQVFSACDAEEARKVLKASAIDIMICDIEMPGETGLDLQSWVLKHDPGMLTIFLTGHALFDYAQTAIKLNSFDYVLKPAPADQLIKVVSQAVEKIKDGEQRTRTNEVYETVYKRWKTHKPLLTERFWKDAISQRITLTEQRLQELAELYGAEIDPQARVLPIVISVEEWVREFDLRDEEVLEYALRNAGREMLLGDKPGEVFQDHSGLNIVLAYEQDGIIPSASEVAERCQVYIQECGTYFYCRLSCYVGVPVAVTELQGMLNELMDMERRNIKELEEVFVYDERGRDQEDRFLPIPWFSELSILFETGKVGDLRERVDEIFELLAAQEGLSPEILRLYYHAMLHVVYPLLHQKNVSIRSLYPGEREPEESVVTRSLPQLKLWTSDLIDRVIPVLYPDDHSPMTIVDQLCIYIETHIGEELMREELAAFAGFNPAYLSRLFRKEKGMSLSEFILQGRVAKAKTLLSQSTVKVTDIAGKVGYYNYSHFTKMFKKCTGITPQEFRKQSRTV